The DNA segment GGTGATAATGGAATTTTAAGTGAACTTGGACTTATCCCTTTAACAAGTGATGTAAGAAGTAAAGCAAGAAATAAAGTTCTAAATAGTGAAAAATTAACAATAGAAGAATTAAAACACTAAAACAAAAAATAAAAAGAAGTTATAACTTCTTTTTATTTACTCTTTTTAAAAACTTCATTTAGGAAACTCATGCCAAATTGGACTGAAATAATAGAAAAATTAGATTATGCTTTTCAGCCTATAATTTACTCTCATAGTGGCAAAATTTATGCTGTTGAAGCACTACTTAGAAATGTTCATGAAATACCAGGATTGATGAGTATTGATGACTTATTTGATTTAGCATTTAATGATGATTATTTGTATGAATTGGATTTACAGCTAAGAGAAAAAGCGATAAGTAAATTTGCAAAAATAAAACAAAGCAATTTGAAACTTTTTTATAATTTAGATAATAGAATAATTTATAACAAAAATTATTCTCAAGGAAATACTGCAAAAATACTAAAAAAGTATAACTTGAACAAAGATAGTATTTGTTTTGAATTAAGTGAAAAAGGTACAGCAATAGAGCAAAATGCTTTATCAACAATGTTACAAAGATATAAAGAAAGTGGTTACAAAATAGCTATTGATGATTTTGGAATAGGTGTATCAGGACTTAAACTTTTGTATTTTAGTGAAGCACATATTATAAAACTTGATAGATTTTTTATTACAAATATTGACCAAGACTCTAAGAAAAAACTTTTTTGTTCCTCGATAATTGAAATGGCTCATATTATGGGAATGCAAGTAATTGCAGAAGGTATAGAAACAGCAAAAGAGTTTTATACTTGTAAAGATATTGGAGCAGATTTTATACAAGGATATTTAGTTCAAAAACCAACAACAAATATTGATAAAATAGAAAAGATTTATAATAATATTTGCTCTTTGATATCTGAAGATAAAAGAGCAAGCCAAAATAATTTTATTGATGAAAAATTTATAGAAAATATTTTACCTTTAAATGTAAATACCTCTTTATATGATTTATTTTTGCATTTCAAAGAAAATACTAAAAGCCATTTTGTACCTATAACTGACGAATTTGGAAATTTTTTAGGAATAATTTATGAAAGTGATATAAAAAAAATATCTTACTCTCAATATGGTTTATCTTTAGCTCAAAATAGAACATTTTCATCAACTTTATTAAAGTATATAAAACCAGCTTTAAGTGTTGAAATCTCTTGGGGAATTGATAAAATTTTAGAAATTTATAATCTAAATTCAAATAACTCTTTGGGAATATTTATAACATCTTCAGATAAATATATAGGATTTATAAATCTAAACTCTTTATTAACACTTTCTTATAAAAGAAATATTGAAATTGCTACAAATCAAAATCCTCTTACAAAACTCCCTGGAAATAATCAAATAGAAAAATTTATAGATAAAAGTTTTAAGAAAAATCAAAAAGATATAACTCACATAATTTATTTTGATTTTAATGATTTTAAACCTTTCAATGATATTTATGGATTTAGGCAAGGAGATAGGGCGATTTTAATATTCTCAGAACTTTTGCAAAAAAGATATTCAAAAGACTCTTTTATCGCACATATTGGTGGAGATGATTTTTTTGTTGGACTAAAAAATAAAGACAAAGAAGATGTATTTGAATTGACGTCAAATGTACAAGATGAATTTAGAAATAGTGCAAAAAATATCTATTCAAAAGAGGATAAAAAAAATGGTTTTATTATCTCAAAAGATAGATTCAATGAAAAAAGAAGATTTGAATTACTATCTGTTTCAGCTGCGATTATAGAGATAAATTCAAAATCTGACATTTCAAATTTTGATAACACTTTAAATATAGTGAAAAAAGCTTCAAAAAATTCAAAAAAACCTATTTATAGTGTTTTGTAACTATTTTGTAATCAACTTCCTTTAGAATTTTATGAAAATTAGCATAAAGGCAAAAGGGTTGAATAGTTTTGAATCACGAAAAAAACAAAGAGAACTCAACGAAAAATTAATAAAAATTGCACTTATATTCGCAGCTGCAATCTCAATATTAACTACTTTTGGAATTTTGTTTTCGATTTTATTTGAAGCAATAGAGTTTTTTAAATTAAGAAGTTTCTGGTACTTTTTAACTGGAACAGTTTGGAGTCCAGGAGTTGCAGGAAGTCAATTTGGTGCATTACCAATTTTTGCAGGTACATTTGTAATAACAATTATAGCTTTACTTGTGGCAATTCCTATTGGTCTTGGAAGTGCGATTTATATGAGTGAATATGCAAGTCCAAAATTAAGAGATTATTTAAAACCACTTTTAGAAGTTCTTGCTGGTATTCCAACTGTTGTTTATGGATTTTTTGCTGCTGTTACAGTGGCTCCATTTGTTGTAAAAGTTGCAGCAATTTTTGGTTTAGAAGCTACATTTAATAGCGCATTAGCTTCTGGAGTTGTTATGGGAATTATGATTATTCCTTTAGTTTCTTCACTTTCTGATGATGTTATAAAAGCAGTTCCTGATTCTCAAAGAAAAGCAGCTTTTGGACTTGGTATGACACATGGTGAAACTATTAAAAATATTGTTTTACCTTCAGCAATGCCAGGAATTATTTCAGCTTCACTTTTAGCTCTTTCACGTGCTCTTGGTGAAACAATGATTGTTGTTATGGCAGCAGGTTTAAGACCAAATCTTTCTTGGAATCCACTTGAAGACATGACGACGGTTACAGTTACAATAGTAAACTCTTTGGTTGGAGATTTTGAATTTAATTCGCCTGAAACTCTTTCTGCTTTTGCTTTAGGATTGATGTTATTTATTGTAACTTTGATTTTAAATATGATTTCATTGTCAATGATAAGAAAATTTAAAGAAAAATATAAAGTGAATACATTATGATAAAAAAGAAAAAAAATAAACAAAATAATCCATTTTATGATCCAACACTAAAAAGTAGACATACAAGTGCAGCTAGATTTAAGAAATTTACACTTACTTCTTTGATATTTTCAATTGCATTTTTAGCTTTTTTCCTTTTCGATATGATTACTAAAGGAGTACCAGCTTTTAATGTTGCATATGTAAAAGTAGATGTAACATTTAGTGAAAAATCTTTAGAAGATACAAGATTTGCAGTTGATAAAAAATATAGAGATATTGTATCAAGAGCTTGGCTTAGAGATATTCCTAATTTATTAAAAGAAAATCCAGATTATATGAATACAACGCAAAACCTTTGGGTTTTAGCTGATGACCAAGTTGATCAATATATAAAAAATCACAATAATAATCTAAAAGATAAAGAAATAATTATTGTAGATGAATTATATTCTCAAGGTTTAATTGAAAAAAAATTTAATGCAATATTTTTCAAAAATGGTGATTCAAAAATACCTGAATATGCAGGAATTTTTTCAGCAGTTGTTGGTTCGATTTTAACTTTGATTATAACAATGCTTGTAGCATTTCCAATTGGAGTTATGACAGCTATTTATCTTGAAGAGTTTGCAGGTGATAATAAATTTACAAGATTTATTGAAATAAATATTAATAACCTTGCAGCTATTCCATCTATTTTATTTGGACTTTTAGGACTTGCAATATTTATAAACCTTTTTGGAATGCCAAGAAGTTCACCTTTAGTTGGAGGTTTAACTTTAGCACTTATGACTTTACCAATTATAATAGTTAGTTCAAGAGCGGCACTTAGAGCAGTTCCTGATAGTATAAGACAAGCTGGATATGGTTTAGGATTAAATAAAATCCAAGTTACACGAGATCACGTTTTACCTTTAGCATTTCCTGGAATTT comes from the Arcobacter lacus genome and includes:
- a CDS encoding GGDEF domain-containing protein: MPNWTEIIEKLDYAFQPIIYSHSGKIYAVEALLRNVHEIPGLMSIDDLFDLAFNDDYLYELDLQLREKAISKFAKIKQSNLKLFYNLDNRIIYNKNYSQGNTAKILKKYNLNKDSICFELSEKGTAIEQNALSTMLQRYKESGYKIAIDDFGIGVSGLKLLYFSEAHIIKLDRFFITNIDQDSKKKLFCSSIIEMAHIMGMQVIAEGIETAKEFYTCKDIGADFIQGYLVQKPTTNIDKIEKIYNNICSLISEDKRASQNNFIDEKFIENILPLNVNTSLYDLFLHFKENTKSHFVPITDEFGNFLGIIYESDIKKISYSQYGLSLAQNRTFSSTLLKYIKPALSVEISWGIDKILEIYNLNSNNSLGIFITSSDKYIGFINLNSLLTLSYKRNIEIATNQNPLTKLPGNNQIEKFIDKSFKKNQKDITHIIYFDFNDFKPFNDIYGFRQGDRAILIFSELLQKRYSKDSFIAHIGGDDFFVGLKNKDKEDVFELTSNVQDEFRNSAKNIYSKEDKKNGFIISKDRFNEKRRFELLSVSAAIIEINSKSDISNFDNTLNIVKKASKNSKKPIYSVL
- the pstC gene encoding phosphate ABC transporter permease subunit PstC, translated to MNSFESRKKQRELNEKLIKIALIFAAAISILTTFGILFSILFEAIEFFKLRSFWYFLTGTVWSPGVAGSQFGALPIFAGTFVITIIALLVAIPIGLGSAIYMSEYASPKLRDYLKPLLEVLAGIPTVVYGFFAAVTVAPFVVKVAAIFGLEATFNSALASGVVMGIMIIPLVSSLSDDVIKAVPDSQRKAAFGLGMTHGETIKNIVLPSAMPGIISASLLALSRALGETMIVVMAAGLRPNLSWNPLEDMTTVTVTIVNSLVGDFEFNSPETLSAFALGLMLFIVTLILNMISLSMIRKFKEKYKVNTL
- the pstA gene encoding phosphate ABC transporter permease PstA, with amino-acid sequence MIKKKKNKQNNPFYDPTLKSRHTSAARFKKFTLTSLIFSIAFLAFFLFDMITKGVPAFNVAYVKVDVTFSEKSLEDTRFAVDKKYRDIVSRAWLRDIPNLLKENPDYMNTTQNLWVLADDQVDQYIKNHNNNLKDKEIIIVDELYSQGLIEKKFNAIFFKNGDSKIPEYAGIFSAVVGSILTLIITMLVAFPIGVMTAIYLEEFAGDNKFTRFIEININNLAAIPSILFGLLGLAIFINLFGMPRSSPLVGGLTLALMTLPIIIVSSRAALRAVPDSIRQAGYGLGLNKIQVTRDHVLPLAFPGILTGSIIGLAQAMGETAPLIIIGMIAFIPDAPTMVTQAATVMPAQLFTWAGMPEGMYIEKTAAGILVLLTILISLNAIAIYLRKKLEVKW